One Zerene cesonia ecotype Mississippi chromosome 9, Zerene_cesonia_1.1, whole genome shotgun sequence DNA window includes the following coding sequences:
- the LOC119828981 gene encoding neuronal PAS domain-containing protein 4A-like has product MFLRFEPTKSTKGASKMRRDLINAEISNLRDLLPLPPSTRQRLSQLQLMALVCVYVRKMNYFQQVFKSHDFSYQYQEQPTPTPNIGFSKAMNGFMMMMTQNGKLLYISENAAEYLGHSMEDLLIHGDSVYDIIDRQDHQMVQIELNRGSNGETENIPKNRHFFCRMNVSRNARRQMRFGDQKVVLVRGHYVSYLPLCSRNEPVFLASCTPLAMPETRECVVYGATNVFTTVHAMDMKILHIDTNGEWYLGWKKSELVDVSWYQILHWDSLREAQAKHKLITQSEQDKCCILLVKLQQRSGLFLWIHMVLQVKEATDTPRQFIVATNQVLSEEEASIMVANSWLYQYYGYQNQPCGILDPRCQKFFRREPNYQEPYQEYYVENNDMEYSGYVSYIQKPEEYVCERMYTERGPVDYSTHSPQSTISEERSPNHYDMSPEAINNMYQYAYPGKREYYEQYPTVNYAQEPCTSTCMDGTEYPSPKRMRLSTNSGSIEGTDCMDRWNPSPPWSDNLKMTDYTQRFTYNMLPMPTERAMVT; this is encoded by the exons atgtttttaag ATTCGAGCCGACAAAATCGACAAAAGGCGCCAGCAAAATGCGCCGAGATCTGATCAACGCAGAAATCTCAAACCTCCGGGACTTACTGCCACTACCTCCATCCACGCGGCAGAGACTCTCCCAACTTCAGCTCATGGCCCTAGTATGTGTGTACGTgagaaaaatgaattattttcaacaag TGTTTAAGAGTCACGACTTCAGCTATCAGTATCAGGAGCAACCTACTCCCACACCTAATATCGGATTTTCGAAG GCTATGAACGgttttatgatgatgatgacgcaGAATGGTAAACTGCTCTACATATCGGAAAATGCGGCTGAATACTTGGGGCACTCAAtg gaagatttattaatacacGGTGATAGCGTTTACGATATAATAGATAGACAGGACCACCAAATGGTTCAAATAGAACTGAATAGAGGGAGTAACGGAGAGACTGAAAATATACCAAAGAACAGGCATTTCTTTTGTAGGATGAACGTATCTAGGAACGCCAGGCGACAAATGAGATTTGGTGACCAAAAA GTAGTTTTAGTCCGAGGACACTACGTGTCATATCTCCCGCTATGCAGCCGCAACGAGCCCGTGTTCCTGGCGTCGTGCACGCCGCTGGCCATGCCCGAGACGCGCGAGTGCGTGGTGTACGGCGCCACCAACGTCTTCACCACCGTGCATGCCATGGACATGAAGATATTGCACATTGACACCAA tGGTGAATGGTATTTAGGTTGGAAGAAATCAGAATTAGTGGACGTCTCGTGGTACCAAATACTACACTGGGACAGTTTACGAGAAGCTCAGGCCaaacataaattaa taaCACAATCAGAGCAAGACAAATGCTGCATTCTTTTAGTAAAACTTCAGCAGAGATCCGGCCTATTTCTATGGATACATATGGTGTTGCAGGTCAAAGAGGCCACCGACACACCTAGACAATTTATTGTAGCTACCAATCAAGTATTAAG tgAAGAAGAAGCATCCATCATGGTGGCCAATTCATGGCTGTATCAATACTATGGCTATCAAAACCAACCTTGTGGTATTTTGGACCCGCGCTGCCAAAAATTCTTCCGACGAGAACCGAACTACCAAGAGCCTTACCAAGAATACTATGTAGAAAACAATGACATGGAATATTCGGGATATGTCTCATATATACAGAAGCCAGAGGAATATGTTTGCGAAAGAATGTATACAGAACGAGGGCCTGTTGATTATTCTACGCATTCACCGCAATCGACTATCAGTGAAGAAAG ATCGCCAAATCACTACGACATGTCGCCTGAAGCTATCAACAACATGTACCAATATGCATACCCGGGGAAAAGAGAATATTATGAACAATATCCAACCGTCAACTACGCCCAAGAACCCTGCACCAGTACTTGTATGGatg gtACGGAGTATCCCTCGCCAAAACGCATGCGTCTATCAACCAACAGTGGGTCCATAGAAGGTACAGATTGCATGGACAGATGGAACCCCAGTCCACCCTGGTCGGATAACCTCAAAATGACGGACTACACCCAAAGATTTACCTATAACATGCTCCCTATGCCAACTGAGAGAGCAATGGTCACTTAA